The genomic interval ACTAAAGTTAACTCAATATCCGAAGCTACCAATTTCAATTTTGAGCTTGTCACTTCAAATAACACACAAGTTAAAATTGGAAGTGTAGAACGAACAGGAACAACCCTATTGGCTTTCTGAAGTTCTTTATGAATTAAGCTCTTATCAAGAGAAAGTTGCATATAGTATATCCTTATAAATTGCCCAAATTCAATTTAAGTTTAATAGGTTTCTATAGAACAATAAAGTACAAAATTTAGCTGAAATTGACAAGCAATTATTAACCTAAAAATAAGATACATTACTAAAAGAAATACTAATTATTATAGTGTTAGCTTAATAGAATAAACGTATTTAAGATAAATATAAACAAACATATACACTAATAATTATTATAGAACAACTTGTTGATAAGTATTAAAGTATTTAAGATAAAGATTATCATCATTTATCAATTGTATATGTAAAAATTAGCCAACCTATTTTTCAACAAGATACTAACAAGGATATCAACAGAATCTTATGAAGTTATTCACATTTTAATATCTATAAAGACTTCATTTCTGAGAGAATTCAGCCACTCGTTATAAACCCTAAGCCGCTTATTTCTGATTACAATAGCTTCAATATCATGCCAATTTTTCTCAAGAGTCAACACTCCGCCTTCTCGTTTTTCGAAGATGGTTACGATGTGATAACCGAAATCAGTTTTAAACGGGCTACTGATATCGCCAACAGGCAATGTATCAAGAACAGCAGAAAATTGAGGTATGCTAAGTGATGTTAAATCAAACCAACCAAGGATTCCCTTATTACTGTTTATTTCAGGATCTTCGCTATGTTCTAAGGCAAGAGTCTCAAAATCTTCACCTGCGATTAATTTCTCTTTTAATAAATTAAGTTTATCAACAATCAGCTTTTCATCGCGCTCATTTGATTTAAGCATAACAAGAATATGCTTAACATTTATTAGCTCCCCACGTCTTTCAATCATTTTAATTATATGGTAACCGAATTCAGTTTTTACAATATTGCTTACTTCGCCCGGGGATAGTAAATATGATGCCTCTTCAAATTCCGGCACAAGCGTACCCCTTCGCATAAATCCGAGTTCTCCGCCCTTTAAGGCAGAGATTGTGTCTTCGGAGTGTTTCTGGGCTAGTTCAGAAAAATTCTCGCCGTTTTTTATGAGAGTATATATGCTATCGGCTTTATTGAATGCTGATTCATTGGCTCCAGCTCCCGGATTAATCTCAAGGAGAATGTGACCGATTCTGATAGCCGGCTTTAACTCCGGAAGGCTGTCTGATTGTTCATTGAAAAAATCTTCCACCTCTCGGCGACTGGCAGTTAGATCGCTGAATTTTCTTTGTTGAATTTTTTCAACAAGTTTCTGTTTTCTAATCTCTTCTCGATAAGTTCGCTTCAATTTGTTCAAAGAATATCCGATAATCTCTTCGGCTTTTTCTTTTGACCCTAGCCGTTGGATGATACCCTCAATTTGAAAGTCTAAGGTTTCTTCCACTTCTCTTTCGGTAACATCAATACTGTCTATTTCGGCACGGTCTAATAATATTTTTTGGTCTATCATTGTTTGGAGCGTCTTTCTCCAAAGACTCTCAAAGCGATTCGGGCTTCTATTCGGGTCAATCCGCAGCCGGATCGCTTGTGATTGGGCAAATTGGTCAACCTCGCTCTTTAATATTATCTCGTCTCCCACAATTGCAGCGATTCCATCCACGACCTGCGATTTTAACGGAACAGAATATGCCAAAAGAGTAATAAAGATTAAGGCTATGTGTAGGTTATTTATTTTTGAAGTAATTTTCATTTAAATAGTATCCCATAGATAGTTTTAGGCTGTCCAAAAGTTGAAAGTACAATAAATTTTGTTTTTGAATTTTAATTTTTTGGGTAATTTCGTCTTTCACTTCG from Candidatus Neomarinimicrobiota bacterium carries:
- a CDS encoding peptidylprolyl isomerase; translation: MKITSKINNLHIALIFITLLAYSVPLKSQVVDGIAAIVGDEIILKSEVDQFAQSQAIRLRIDPNRSPNRFESLWRKTLQTMIDQKILLDRAEIDSIDVTEREVEETLDFQIEGIIQRLGSKEKAEEIIGYSLNKLKRTYREEIRKQKLVEKIQQRKFSDLTASRREVEDFFNEQSDSLPELKPAIRIGHILLEINPGAGANESAFNKADSIYTLIKNGENFSELAQKHSEDTISALKGGELGFMRRGTLVPEFEEASYLLSPGEVSNIVKTEFGYHIIKMIERRGELINVKHILVMLKSNERDEKLIVDKLNLLKEKLIAGEDFETLALEHSEDPEINSNKGILGWFDLTSLSIPQFSAVLDTLPVGDISSPFKTDFGYHIVTIFEKREGGVLTLEKNWHDIEAIVIRNKRLRVYNEWLNSLRNEVFIDIKM